One Mailhella massiliensis DNA segment encodes these proteins:
- a CDS encoding autotransporter outer membrane beta-barrel domain-containing protein, translating into MNIPLLPRCARGGKAARLALTAAFALSLFLPAPYLSEAAAEETVTVLKQDGTPLFELHFFSKGEAIDEDEGGAFLSTWTLSDAQKNAVTSAVALWAEVVGPGSANSTPLPFHIGTYDVGNAEAASEANASSLPVLVTGVQGGIIHGTAMDNPAYILVGRLDFGIPEHLSPLPSTGAQTDLVSVLYHETAHALGILSIAESGKNEQLSLWDTHLKDAYGTRLTPGMNVVHEGEGGVPGRDFIVGDATRSGVTFHGRNVAEVMGNDGGLLIEGYEDDYLDLSHIELEHSLMSHQNYRNYSTFMEAELAVLQDLGYSIDRRNFYGFSVYGDDSVIINENGYFARNEEGNGFLYGVPNTATLGVGLHVYGKRNTITQAADLLACGTAGTGIRVDGSDNTLTLARGVRVAADGAWGTGILLSYGKNHTVVSRGDVTATGMGGVAARFDFGDNLLGNGTEYRGSWIWNNPYGWPIISDPSHPYYNTDPYGMELNLDGPLVSTFDVSGLLAGSAASIFIAENAFVRNINILSGAQVVGNIVSEWDPQNPDIQYGGDRSELHTALTFGLSAREDGTAGDADPAFDMTLYGGIDGEKSLDMTLASGSLSVTGPVNVYSLRNAGRLSLYGTDENGFGADVTEAFVNEAGAVLETGFLPSGEVNGVKAYSAVLDGVWALRPMPGFYAQNALITPQAPVQAEYVSGGFTDVTLGPDLSPTLAFALSDTSGEVTVRAFREHDAYSRYANNAGAFSLGNALYGIAGVAEGDMTSLLAALDWSAQDGADITRGLNALGPEAWDAAARSSLNHMSDISTLLLRRMTADAPAADAWRVWFTPYGSGYRQGAHGGFSGWNSKGAGFLAAVERGFDTGFTAGGHLAAGVRKTRLYGDAAQADTRAAFLGAQAAFAPGNGFHMEAQARLGLEDTDMKRTVAVNGFARSHEGSGNGLLASALFGAGWDAEWNTGSGIFKAGPLAWLEYDVLRRGSLSEHGDGAGALHLAGETYDSLPLSLGAHMAWKGGLDNGASLGLDLMAAWRHELADTAFHTRAHFTGYDDFGFSSATALPGRDAMILQSSLTLTSADDTFSLQLSAGGECFRNESAGVNAGLTLGWKF; encoded by the coding sequence ATGAATATTCCCCTTCTTCCCCGTTGCGCCCGAGGCGGAAAGGCGGCGCGCCTCGCCCTGACGGCAGCCTTTGCCCTCTCCCTTTTCCTGCCGGCTCCGTACCTTTCCGAAGCGGCGGCAGAAGAAACCGTCACGGTGCTGAAACAGGACGGCACGCCCCTTTTCGAACTGCACTTCTTCAGCAAAGGCGAAGCGATAGATGAGGATGAGGGCGGCGCCTTTCTTTCCACCTGGACGCTCTCCGACGCGCAGAAAAACGCCGTGACCTCCGCCGTTGCGCTCTGGGCCGAGGTAGTGGGGCCGGGCAGCGCGAACAGCACGCCGCTGCCCTTCCACATCGGCACCTACGATGTGGGAAACGCCGAGGCGGCAAGCGAGGCAAACGCCTCGTCTCTTCCCGTGCTCGTCACAGGAGTGCAGGGCGGCATCATACACGGCACGGCCATGGACAACCCGGCGTACATTCTTGTGGGAAGGCTGGACTTCGGCATACCGGAGCACCTTTCTCCCCTGCCTTCGACCGGGGCTCAGACCGACCTCGTCTCCGTACTCTACCATGAAACAGCCCATGCTCTGGGCATCCTCTCCATTGCGGAGAGCGGAAAAAACGAACAGCTCAGCCTGTGGGATACGCACCTCAAGGACGCCTACGGCACCCGGCTCACCCCGGGCATGAACGTGGTGCATGAAGGCGAAGGCGGCGTGCCGGGCAGGGATTTCATCGTGGGCGACGCGACGAGAAGCGGTGTGACCTTCCACGGCAGAAACGTGGCCGAAGTGATGGGCAACGACGGGGGCCTGCTCATAGAAGGCTATGAGGACGACTATCTCGACCTTTCCCACATCGAGCTGGAACACAGCCTCATGAGTCACCAGAACTACCGCAACTACAGCACCTTCATGGAGGCGGAACTTGCGGTGCTGCAGGACCTGGGCTACAGCATCGACCGCAGAAACTTCTACGGCTTTTCCGTGTACGGAGACGATTCCGTCATCATCAACGAAAACGGCTACTTTGCGCGGAATGAGGAAGGAAACGGCTTTCTTTACGGCGTACCGAACACGGCCACGCTCGGCGTGGGCCTGCATGTGTACGGCAAGCGCAACACCATTACGCAGGCGGCGGACCTTCTTGCCTGCGGCACGGCGGGCACGGGCATCCGTGTGGACGGCAGCGACAACACCCTCACGCTGGCCCGGGGCGTGCGCGTGGCGGCGGACGGGGCCTGGGGCACGGGCATTCTCCTTTCCTACGGCAAAAATCATACCGTCGTCAGCCGGGGCGACGTCACGGCGACGGGCATGGGCGGCGTGGCCGCACGCTTCGACTTCGGCGACAATCTGCTCGGCAACGGCACGGAATACCGGGGTTCGTGGATATGGAACAACCCGTATGGCTGGCCCATTATTTCCGACCCTTCGCATCCCTACTATAATACGGACCCGTACGGCATGGAGCTGAACCTCGACGGACCGCTCGTTTCCACCTTCGACGTGAGCGGACTTCTCGCAGGAAGCGCGGCCTCCATCTTCATTGCCGAAAACGCCTTCGTGCGGAACATCAACATTCTTTCCGGCGCGCAGGTCGTCGGCAACATCGTATCGGAATGGGACCCGCAGAACCCCGACATCCAGTACGGAGGCGACAGAAGCGAGCTGCACACCGCCCTCACCTTCGGCCTTTCGGCCCGGGAGGACGGTACGGCGGGCGATGCGGACCCCGCCTTCGACATGACGCTTTACGGCGGCATCGACGGGGAAAAGAGCCTGGACATGACGCTTGCCTCCGGCAGCCTCTCCGTGACCGGCCCCGTCAACGTGTATTCTCTGCGCAATGCGGGCAGGCTTTCCCTGTACGGCACGGATGAGAACGGCTTCGGCGCAGACGTGACGGAAGCCTTTGTGAACGAGGCGGGCGCGGTGCTGGAAACCGGCTTTCTTCCCTCAGGCGAGGTGAACGGCGTGAAGGCGTACTCCGCCGTGCTGGACGGCGTCTGGGCCCTGCGGCCCATGCCCGGCTTTTACGCGCAGAACGCCCTCATCACGCCGCAGGCTCCGGTGCAGGCGGAATATGTAAGCGGCGGCTTTACCGACGTCACCCTCGGCCCCGACCTTTCCCCCACGCTGGCATTCGCCCTTTCCGACACCTCCGGCGAGGTGACGGTGCGGGCCTTCCGCGAACACGACGCCTACAGCCGTTATGCAAACAACGCGGGCGCATTCTCCCTCGGCAACGCGCTCTACGGCATTGCCGGCGTGGCGGAAGGCGACATGACCTCTCTCCTTGCAGCGCTGGACTGGTCGGCGCAAGACGGCGCGGACATCACGCGCGGGCTGAACGCCCTCGGCCCGGAAGCGTGGGACGCCGCGGCGCGTTCCTCCCTCAACCACATGAGCGACATAAGCACCCTGCTTCTGCGCCGCATGACGGCGGATGCCCCCGCCGCAGATGCCTGGCGGGTGTGGTTTACGCCCTACGGTTCAGGCTACCGGCAGGGCGCGCACGGCGGATTTTCCGGCTGGAACAGCAAGGGCGCGGGCTTTCTTGCCGCGGTGGAGCGCGGCTTTGATACCGGTTTCACCGCAGGCGGCCACCTTGCGGCGGGCGTAAGAAAAACACGCCTTTACGGCGACGCCGCACAGGCCGACACCCGAGCCGCCTTCCTCGGCGCGCAGGCCGCCTTTGCGCCCGGAAACGGCTTCCACATGGAGGCTCAGGCCCGCCTCGGCCTGGAAGATACCGACATGAAACGCACCGTGGCCGTGAACGGCTTCGCCCGCAGCCATGAAGGCAGCGGCAACGGCCTTCTCGCCTCGGCCCTGTTCGGCGCAGGCTGGGATGCTGAGTGGAACACCGGAAGCGGAATCTTCAAGGCCGGACCCCTTGCCTGGCTGGAATACGACGTGCTGCGCCGCGGCAGCCTTTCCGAACACGGCGACGGAGCGGGAGCCCTGCATCTTGCAGGGGAAACGTACGATTCCCTGCCCCTTTCCCTCGGCGCGCACATGGCATGGAAGGGCGGGCTGGACAACGGCGCGTCCCTCGGGCTGGACCTCATGGCCGCATGGCGGCATGAGCTTGCCGATACCGCCTTTCATACGCGGGCGCACTTCACGGGTTACGACGACTTCGGCTTTTCCTCCGCCACCGCCCTGCCCGGCCGCGACGCCATGATTCTGCAAAGCAGCCTTACCCTCACCAGCGCGGACGACACGTTCTCCCTTCAGCTTTCCGCCGGCGGCGAATGCTTCCGCAACGAAAGCGCGGGCGTGAACGCGGGCCTTACCCTGGGCTGGAAGTTCTGA
- a CDS encoding type I restriction-modification system subunit M: MADNKKELERAELHRVIWNIANELRGKVSGWEFKQYVLGMLFYRYISENLTGYINRGEWEAGNKSFDYVMLSDAEAESIREEMVNTKGFFILPSELFQNVNRYASMNENLNETLERSFRNIEQSSSGHESEDNFKGLFSDFDVNSTNLGKTVARRNETLAKVLHAIGDLNLGSYQDNTIDAFGDAYEYLMGMYAANAGKSGGEYYTPQEVSELLTRITLVGRTEVNKVYDPACGSGSLLLKFAKILGRDKVRQGFFGQESNPTTYNLCRINMFLHDIEYDKFDIALGDTLLEPQHWDDEPFEAIVSNPPYSIKWEGEDNPLLINDPRFAPAGVLAPKSKADLAFIMHSLSWLATSGTAAIVCFPGVMYRGGKEKKIRQYLIDNNFVDCVIQLPANLFFGTTIATCIMVLKKSKKENSTLFIDASAQCVKVTNANKLTDENIRNILDAYTARRDVDHVARLVPNDEIAGQDYNLSVSAYVEQEDTREVIDIRKLNKELEQIVAREQELRRQIDAIIAEIEGENR, encoded by the coding sequence ATGGCCGACAACAAAAAGGAACTGGAACGGGCGGAACTGCACCGCGTCATCTGGAACATTGCCAACGAACTGCGTGGAAAAGTTTCCGGCTGGGAGTTTAAACAATATGTTCTCGGCATGCTCTTCTATCGCTACATTTCGGAAAACCTCACCGGCTACATCAATCGGGGAGAGTGGGAAGCCGGAAACAAAAGTTTCGACTACGTCATGCTCTCCGACGCCGAAGCGGAGAGCATACGGGAAGAAATGGTGAACACCAAGGGTTTCTTCATTCTGCCCAGCGAACTTTTCCAGAACGTGAATCGCTATGCCTCCATGAATGAAAATCTGAATGAAACCTTGGAGCGTTCCTTTCGGAATATTGAACAGTCTTCTTCCGGGCATGAAAGCGAAGACAATTTCAAGGGGTTGTTCAGCGACTTTGACGTCAACAGCACAAATTTGGGAAAAACAGTTGCCAGGCGTAATGAAACCCTTGCGAAGGTTCTTCATGCCATAGGAGATTTAAATCTCGGCAGCTATCAGGACAACACCATCGACGCCTTCGGCGACGCCTACGAATACCTCATGGGCATGTATGCCGCCAATGCGGGCAAGTCCGGTGGGGAATACTACACGCCGCAGGAAGTGTCGGAACTTCTCACCCGCATCACGCTGGTGGGCAGAACCGAGGTCAACAAGGTCTATGATCCGGCCTGCGGTTCGGGTTCCCTGTTGCTCAAGTTCGCCAAGATTCTCGGCAGGGACAAGGTGAGACAGGGCTTTTTCGGGCAGGAAAGCAACCCTACTACCTACAATCTGTGCCGCATCAACATGTTCCTGCACGACATCGAATACGACAAGTTCGACATCGCCCTCGGGGACACGCTTCTTGAGCCGCAGCACTGGGACGACGAACCCTTCGAGGCCATCGTTTCCAATCCTCCGTATTCCATCAAGTGGGAAGGGGAAGACAATCCGCTGCTCATCAACGATCCGCGCTTTGCTCCCGCCGGGGTTCTGGCTCCCAAATCCAAGGCCGACCTCGCCTTCATCATGCACTCGCTCTCCTGGCTGGCCACCAGCGGCACCGCGGCCATCGTCTGCTTCCCCGGCGTGATGTACCGCGGCGGCAAGGAAAAAAAGATCCGTCAGTACCTCATCGACAACAACTTTGTGGACTGCGTGATCCAGCTTCCGGCCAATCTCTTTTTCGGCACCACCATCGCCACCTGCATCATGGTGCTGAAAAAGTCCAAGAAGGAAAACAGCACCCTGTTCATCGACGCTTCCGCCCAGTGCGTGAAGGTGACCAACGCCAACAAGCTGACCGACGAGAACATTCGGAACATTCTCGACGCGTACACGGCCCGCAGGGACGTGGATCATGTGGCCAGACTGGTTCCCAATGACGAAATAGCCGGTCAGGACTACAATCTTTCCGTGAGCGCCTATGTGGAGCAGGAAGACACGCGGGAAGTCATCGATATCCGCAAGCTGAACAAGGAACTTGAGCAGATTGTGGCGAGAGAGCAGGAACTCCGGCGGCAGATCGACGCCATCATCGCCGAAATTGAAGGGGAAAACCGGTGA
- a CDS encoding type I restriction endonuclease subunit R, which translates to MTGFNMVAQCPESTVVAAYTPSDVCSDAYQSEAALESEFIRQLCSQGYEYLPLHEEKTLVENLRRQLEFLNHFRFSDEEWTRFFHQQLANKQDGIEEKTRRIQEDSILNLIRDDGSTKNITLIDKKNIHNNRLQVINQYEEHGGSHDTRYDVTILVNGFPLVHVELKRRGVAIREAFNQIKRYQRDSFWASSGLYEYVQIFVISNGTHTKYYSNTTRESHIKEQGTGGRRKSKKISNSFEFTSFWADGNNKPIPDLVDFTKTFFSKHTLLNILTRFCVFTSEKLLLVMRPYQITATERILSRIEIAGNYHKEGTLEAGGYIWHTTGSGKTLTSFKTAQLASRLPYIDKVLFVVDRRDLDYQTMQEYEKFQKGAANSNTSTKVLQKQLEDTESDIIITTIQKLDTFVSRNPKHDVYKKHVVIIFDECHRSQFGDMHLKIVHAFRKYHIFGFTGTPIFAQNTGSGGNLRLKTTPQAFGDQLHTYTIVDAINDGNVLPFRIDYVNTIKMADDVRDEQVRAINTEKVLNSPERVGEIVRYILDHFDQKTKRNCFYTLKGQRVAGFNSILAVSSIPMAMKYYAEFKRQLEERKRQLTVATIFSYGANEDAPEDSLGDESFNTEDLDQTSRDFLDDAIKDYNAVFHTNFDTSAGKFYNFYKDLSLRMKKREVDLLIVVNMFLTGFDATTLNTLWVDKNLKMHGLIQAFSRTNRILNSVKTFGNIVCFRDLQKETDEALALFGNKDAGGIVLLKTYDAYYQGYDEDGKHRPGYTELIDALLTRFPLGVAIVGEQNEKDFISLFGSLLRLKNILTSFDEFEGQEIIPTRDFQDYQSRYLDLYQKWSKHEDGEKEDINADIVFEMELVRQVEINIDYILMLIEKYRDSHCRNKEILTTIDKAIGSSIELRSKKTLIEEFIERINASSSVQEEWQKYVQEKKESDLAGIIAEERLRPERAETFMDNAFRDGALKTTGTDIDGILPPMSRFGGGNRESVKKRVIDKLRAFFEKYFGLV; encoded by the coding sequence ATGACCGGCTTCAACATGGTGGCCCAATGCCCGGAAAGCACCGTGGTGGCCGCATACACACCTTCCGACGTGTGTTCCGACGCCTACCAGAGCGAAGCGGCGCTGGAGTCGGAGTTCATCCGGCAGCTCTGCTCGCAGGGTTACGAGTATCTCCCTCTTCACGAGGAAAAAACGCTGGTCGAGAATCTGCGCAGGCAGCTCGAATTTCTGAACCACTTCCGTTTTTCCGATGAGGAATGGACGCGCTTTTTTCATCAGCAGCTTGCCAACAAGCAGGACGGCATAGAGGAAAAGACAAGGCGCATTCAGGAAGACAGCATCCTGAACCTTATCCGTGACGACGGCAGCACCAAGAATATCACCCTCATCGACAAGAAGAACATCCACAACAACCGCCTTCAGGTCATCAATCAGTATGAGGAGCACGGCGGCAGCCACGATACCCGGTACGACGTCACCATTCTGGTCAACGGCTTTCCTCTCGTGCATGTGGAACTCAAGCGGCGCGGCGTGGCCATACGAGAGGCTTTCAATCAGATAAAGCGCTACCAGCGCGACAGTTTCTGGGCGTCCAGCGGACTTTACGAGTATGTGCAGATATTCGTCATTTCCAACGGAACCCATACCAAATACTATTCCAACACCACGCGTGAATCCCACATAAAGGAACAGGGTACCGGAGGCAGAAGAAAAAGCAAAAAGATCAGCAACAGCTTTGAATTCACCTCGTTCTGGGCAGACGGCAACAACAAACCCATTCCCGATCTGGTGGACTTCACCAAAACCTTTTTCTCAAAGCACACCCTGTTGAACATTCTCACGCGCTTTTGCGTGTTCACCTCGGAAAAGCTCCTTCTCGTCATGCGTCCGTACCAGATCACCGCGACGGAACGCATCCTTTCCCGCATAGAGATTGCCGGCAACTACCACAAGGAAGGCACCCTTGAGGCAGGAGGCTACATCTGGCACACCACGGGCAGCGGAAAAACGCTCACTTCGTTCAAAACCGCCCAGCTTGCCAGCCGTCTCCCCTACATCGACAAGGTGCTCTTTGTGGTCGATCGCAGGGATCTGGACTACCAGACCATGCAGGAATACGAAAAATTCCAGAAGGGAGCCGCCAACAGCAATACCTCCACCAAAGTATTGCAAAAACAGCTCGAAGACACCGAATCGGACATTATCATCACCACGATTCAGAAGCTGGACACCTTCGTCAGCCGGAATCCCAAACACGACGTCTATAAAAAGCACGTCGTCATCATCTTCGACGAGTGTCACCGTTCCCAGTTCGGCGACATGCATCTGAAAATAGTCCACGCTTTCAGGAAATATCACATCTTCGGCTTCACCGGTACGCCCATCTTTGCCCAGAACACCGGAAGCGGCGGCAATCTCCGACTCAAAACCACACCGCAGGCCTTCGGCGATCAGCTCCACACCTACACCATCGTGGACGCCATCAACGACGGTAACGTTCTGCCCTTCCGCATCGACTACGTGAACACCATAAAAATGGCCGACGACGTTCGCGATGAACAGGTTCGGGCCATCAATACCGAAAAGGTGCTCAATTCCCCCGAGCGCGTCGGCGAAATAGTACGCTACATCCTCGATCACTTCGATCAGAAGACCAAACGCAACTGCTTTTATACCCTCAAAGGGCAGCGCGTGGCCGGGTTCAACTCCATTCTTGCCGTGAGCTCCATCCCTATGGCCATGAAGTATTATGCGGAGTTCAAACGGCAGCTCGAAGAACGCAAAAGACAGCTCACCGTTGCCACCATTTTCAGCTACGGAGCCAATGAAGACGCCCCGGAAGACTCGCTCGGCGACGAAAGCTTCAATACGGAAGACCTCGACCAGACCTCGCGCGACTTTCTCGACGACGCCATCAAAGACTACAACGCCGTCTTCCACACCAACTTCGACACGTCGGCCGGCAAGTTCTACAATTTCTACAAAGACCTGTCGCTCAGAATGAAAAAACGGGAGGTCGACCTGCTTATCGTGGTGAACATGTTCCTCACCGGTTTCGACGCCACCACGCTGAACACCCTCTGGGTGGACAAGAATCTGAAAATGCACGGGCTCATTCAGGCCTTTTCGCGCACCAACCGCATTCTGAACTCCGTCAAGACCTTCGGCAACATCGTCTGCTTCCGCGATCTTCAAAAGGAAACTGATGAAGCCCTCGCATTGTTCGGCAACAAGGATGCCGGCGGTATCGTGCTGCTCAAAACCTACGACGCCTACTACCAGGGCTACGATGAAGACGGAAAGCACAGGCCCGGATACACCGAACTCATCGACGCGCTGCTCACGCGTTTTCCCCTCGGCGTCGCCATTGTCGGCGAACAGAATGAAAAGGATTTCATTTCGCTGTTCGGCTCTCTGCTCCGCCTGAAAAACATCCTCACCAGCTTCGACGAATTCGAGGGACAGGAAATCATCCCCACGCGGGACTTTCAGGACTATCAGAGCCGCTATCTCGACCTCTATCAGAAATGGTCGAAGCACGAAGACGGCGAAAAGGAAGACATCAACGCCGACATCGTCTTTGAAATGGAACTCGTCCGGCAGGTGGAAATCAACATCGACTACATCCTGATGCTCATTGAAAAATATCGGGATTCCCACTGCCGCAACAAGGAGATTCTCACCACCATCGACAAGGCCATCGGTTCGAGCATCGAGCTGCGCAGCAAGAAAACGCTCATCGAAGAATTCATCGAGCGCATCAATGCTTCCTCCTCCGTGCAGGAAGAATGGCAGAAGTATGTGCAGGAAAAGAAGGAGTCCGACCTTGCCGGCATCATTGCCGAGGAAAGGCTCAGGCCGGAACGCGCGGAAACCTTCATGGACAACGCCTTCCGCGACGGCGCTCTGAAAACCACGGGCACGGATATCGACGGAATTCTGCCTCCCATGTCGCGCTTCGGCGGCGGCAATCGGGAATCCGTCAAAAAGCGCGTCATAGACAAGCTCCGGGCCTTCTTTGAAAAATACTTCGGCCTTGTCTAG
- a CDS encoding nucleoside deaminase, which produces MELVNLCPEELRWRALPSWGPEPSAPPGHSWRSLMLAALRLARRAARMGEVPVGALVVDAEGRILAEAHNETERSCDPTAHAEVLALRRAALAAGNHRLGGSVLVVTLEPCLMCTGALRESRVSGVVFGASDARAGAVCSCLEGLDYAQTGASPWYYGGVEAKACARELTEFFRRRR; this is translated from the coding sequence ATGGAGCTTGTGAACCTCTGCCCCGAAGAGCTGCGCTGGAGAGCGCTGCCTTCGTGGGGGCCGGAGCCTTCCGCTCCGCCGGGGCATTCCTGGCGTTCCCTCATGCTTGCCGCGCTGCGCCTTGCGCGCCGTGCCGCAAGGATGGGGGAAGTGCCCGTGGGCGCGCTGGTGGTGGATGCGGAAGGCCGCATCCTTGCCGAAGCGCACAACGAAACCGAACGCTCCTGCGACCCTACGGCACACGCCGAGGTGCTGGCCCTGCGGCGCGCCGCCCTTGCGGCGGGCAATCACAGGCTGGGCGGGAGCGTGCTCGTGGTGACGCTCGAACCGTGCCTCATGTGCACGGGGGCGCTGCGGGAGTCGCGGGTTTCCGGCGTGGTGTTCGGCGCGTCCGATGCCAGGGCCGGGGCCGTGTGTTCCTGCCTTGAAGGGCTCGATTACGCGCAGACCGGGGCTTCGCCGTGGTATTACGGCGGCGTGGAGGCAAAGGCCTGCGCGAGGGAGCTTACGGAGTTTTTCCGCCGCAGGCGCTGA
- the fic gene encoding protein adenylyltransferase Fic, which translates to MNIDEISLQNARRLFESGDIDRMEVGTTRGLQQIHEYLFGGLYDFAGKIREVNISKGNFRFANSLYLKAALEAIEKMPENTFEEIIAKYVEMNVAHPFMEGNGRAARIWLDMMLKKHLHKVVNWQNVDKTLYLQAMERSPVNDLELRALLQPNLTDRIDDREVIFKGIEQSYFYEGYMKG; encoded by the coding sequence GTGAATATTGACGAAATCAGCCTTCAAAACGCCCGGCGTCTCTTTGAATCCGGCGACATCGACCGCATGGAAGTGGGCACGACCCGCGGCCTTCAGCAGATACACGAGTATCTTTTCGGCGGCCTTTACGACTTTGCCGGAAAGATTCGGGAAGTGAACATCTCCAAGGGGAATTTCCGCTTTGCAAACAGCCTGTACCTCAAGGCGGCGCTTGAAGCCATAGAAAAGATGCCGGAGAACACCTTTGAGGAAATCATCGCCAAGTATGTGGAAATGAACGTCGCCCATCCCTTTATGGAAGGCAACGGCCGCGCCGCGCGCATCTGGCTCGACATGATGCTGAAAAAACATCTCCATAAGGTGGTCAACTGGCAGAACGTGGATAAAACCCTCTACCTTCAGGCCATGGAGCGCAGCCCCGTCAACGACCTTGAGCTTCGCGCCCTTCTTCAGCCGAATCTGACCGACAGAATCGACGACCGTGAAGTCATCTTCAAAGGTATTGAGCAGTCCTATTTTTACGAAGGGTACATGAAAGGATAA
- a CDS encoding restriction endonuclease subunit S, whose product MKKTSCTQGSLLDMPTPEKKTPALPDMKKSMSKLERLMEELCPDGVEYKKLEEVCEIRSGWGFPNSEQGVTDEEIPFYKVSDMNNIGNDKIMNISNNYISKDTAKKLGCNPAPKGTIIFPKIGAAIGTNKKRILSMYSCYDNNIVGIIPYKNIISRFLFYIFDCINLTIFTDFSGAMPSIRKSTLAKYKIPVPPLPVQEEIVRILDTFSELTSELTSELTKRKQQYQYYREKLFNFSNSIPKIPLKDLAINCDSKRKPVTKGNREAGKYPYYGASGIVDYVKDYIFDGDYLLISEDGANLLARNTPIAFSITGKTWVNNHAHILQFSNITLQKYVEIYLNSIDLTKYISTAAQPKLTQDNLNKILIPKPSDEKINRIVSILDRFDGLCNDLSSGLPAEIEARKKQYEYYRDKLLTFKEAK is encoded by the coding sequence ATGAAAAAAACTTCCTGCACACAAGGTTCTCTTCTGGATATGCCGACGCCTGAAAAAAAGACTCCCGCCCTGCCCGACATGAAAAAGAGCATGAGCAAACTGGAAAGACTCATGGAAGAGCTCTGCCCGGACGGGGTGGAGTATAAGAAGTTAGAAGAGGTTTGTGAAATCCGTAGTGGATGGGGATTTCCAAACTCTGAACAGGGAGTTACCGATGAAGAAATACCATTTTATAAAGTAAGTGATATGAATAATATTGGTAATGATAAAATTATGAATATTTCTAATAATTATATATCAAAGGATACAGCAAAAAAATTAGGCTGTAATCCAGCTCCTAAAGGAACAATAATATTTCCAAAAATTGGAGCGGCCATTGGAACAAATAAAAAGAGAATTTTATCAATGTATTCATGTTATGATAATAATATTGTAGGTATTATACCATATAAAAATATTATATCTCGATTTCTTTTTTATATTTTTGATTGTATAAATCTTACAATTTTTACAGACTTTTCAGGTGCAATGCCATCCATTAGAAAATCTACATTAGCTAAATATAAAATCCCCGTTCCTCCTCTTCCCGTTCAGGAAGAGATTGTGAGGATATTGGATACGTTTTCTGAGCTTACTTCTGAGCTTACTTCTGAGCTTACCAAAAGGAAGCAGCAGTATCAATATTACAGGGAAAAACTTTTTAATTTTAGCAATAGTATTCCAAAAATACCATTAAAGGACTTGGCTATTAATTGCGATTCTAAACGAAAACCTGTTACCAAAGGAAATAGAGAAGCGGGAAAATACCCGTATTATGGGGCATCTGGCATTGTTGATTATGTAAAAGATTATATTTTTGATGGTGATTATCTCCTTATTTCTGAAGATGGAGCAAATCTTTTAGCAAGAAATACGCCTATTGCTTTTTCTATTACAGGAAAAACATGGGTCAATAACCATGCACATATTTTACAATTTTCGAATATTACACTTCAAAAATATGTTGAAATATATCTCAATTCAATTGATTTAACAAAATATATTTCTACTGCAGCGCAGCCTAAGCTTACTCAAGACAACCTTAATAAAATTCTTATACCTAAACCTTCTGATGAAAAAATTAATCGCATCGTCTCCATTCTCGACCGTTTCGACGGGCTGTGCAACGATCTCTCCAGCGGTCTGCCCGCCGAAATAGAGGCCAGAAAGAAACAATACGAATACTATCGCGACAAGCTCCTTACCTTCAAGGAGGCCAAATGA
- a CDS encoding class I SAM-dependent methyltransferase, translated as MAEYRRQFLSVARQKVLHQLISGWHRRGATLLQVGLNAGFSPEFFWEAGFDVTAMDRSPACIDAAREQTGPRVEYVCGVSDLLPFDNGVFDYAVLVHPVLKEGEALRFAQKPSLRDKNTSTRRKEGSSSARACGRGICTTSLPCTRSSQKGKSVLGMARTSRASEPKSKSTLGFSSFTPDQNSAAPFSSPGRLQGQNTCVPPGCLSSMSIRTIXP; from the coding sequence ATGGCCGAATATCGCCGACAGTTTCTTTCCGTGGCACGGCAGAAGGTGCTGCACCAGCTCATATCCGGCTGGCACCGCCGCGGGGCCACGCTGCTCCAGGTGGGGCTGAACGCCGGTTTTTCCCCGGAATTCTTCTGGGAGGCGGGCTTTGACGTCACCGCCATGGACCGTTCCCCTGCCTGCATCGACGCCGCGCGGGAACAGACCGGCCCGCGCGTGGAATATGTGTGCGGCGTATCCGACCTTTTGCCCTTCGACAACGGCGTTTTCGACTATGCCGTGCTTGTGCACCCCGTGCTGAAGGAAGGTGAGGCCCTGCGCTTTGCGCAGAAGCCGAGCCTGCGCGACAAAAACACCAGCACGCGCCGGAAGGAAGGTTCATCGTCAGCAAGAGCCTGCGGGCGCGGCATCTGCACCACCAGTCTGCCGTGCACGCGCTCCTCGCAGAAGGGGAAAAGCGTTTTGGGCATGGCGAGAACGTCGCGGGCATCGGAGCCGAAAAGCAAAAGCACTCTGGGGTTCAGCAGCTTCACGCCGGACCAGAACAGCGCCGCGCCGTTTTCCTCCCCGGGGAGATTGCAGGGCCAGAACACATGCGTACCGCCGGGGTGCCTCAGCTCCATGAGCATACGCACGATAANCCCCTGA